The following coding sequences lie in one Glycine max cultivar Williams 82 chromosome 19, Glycine_max_v4.0, whole genome shotgun sequence genomic window:
- the LOC100778837 gene encoding serine/threonine-protein kinase BLUS1 isoform X2, translating into MEHVLEKRFPLNSEDYKLYEEVGEGVSASVYRALCVPLNEIVAIKVLDLEKCNNDLDGIRREVQTMNLIDHPNVLRAHCSFTAGHNLWVVMPYMAGGSCLHIMKSNYPEGFEEPVIATLLHEVLKALVYLHAHGHIHRDVKSGNILLDSNGAVKLADFGVSACMFDAGDRQRSRNTFVGTPCWMAPEVMQQLHGYDFKADIWSFGITALELAHGHAPFSKYPPMKVLLMTLQNAPPGLDYERDKRFSKAFKELVATCLVKDPKKRPSSEKLLKHHFFKQARASKYLARTILEGLAPLGDRFRLLKAKQADLLVQNKALYEDKDQLSQKEYIRGISAWNFNLEDLKSQAALIQDDDIPNAEESQRDKKQKDRLDDFKVSAERLSPGAANHSDDAPTQDKEDGFNNLPDLESSLASFPSKPLQALKGCFDMCEDDVNNSSPRNLDHDGRIDNESSGTSTSLQQNATSHQKKFPSGSLLPDNFLFPKKIVTDGDRDYLQTKYSSDRNHSGPLQYRQKRDTNNLPLVDDTSDGAFVQFRGRFKVTPADLSPMAMAM; encoded by the exons atggagCATGTTTTGGAGAAAAGATTTCCTCTTAATTCAGAAGATTACAAGTTATATGAAGAAGTTGGTGAAGGCGTTAGTGCCTCCGTATACAGGGCTCTCTGTGTTCCACTCAATGAGATAGTTGCCATCAAGGTTCTCGATCTAGAGAAGTGCAATAATGATTTG GATGGCATTCGAAGAGAGGTGCAGACCATGAACTTGATTGATCATCCGAATGTTTTACGGGCACATTGTTCTTTTACTGCTGGACACAATCTATGGGTTGTGATGCCATACATGGCAGGGGGGTCTTGCCTTCATATAATGAAATCTAACTATCCTGAGGGTTTTGAAGAGCCTGTTATTGCTACTTTATTGCATGAAGTTCTCAAAGCTCTTGTCTATCTTCATGCTCATGGTCACATACATAGAGATGTAAAG TCTGGGAATATTCTGCTTGATTCTAATGGTGCGGTTAAACTAGCTGACTTTGGAGTGTCAGCATGTATGTTTGATGCTGGAGATAGGCAACGTTCAAGAAACACTTTTGTTGGAACACCTTGCTG GATGGCTCCTGAAGTTATGCAGCAATTACATGGATATGATTTTAA AGCAGATATATGGTCATTTGGTATAACGGCACTTGAACTTGCTCATGGTCATGCCCCATTTTCCAAGTATCCACCTATGAAA GTTTTGCTTATGACTTTACAAAATGCCCCTCCTGGTCTTGATTATGAAAGAGACAAGAGATTTTCAAAG GCTTTCAAAGAGTTGGTTGCCACCTGCTTAGTAAAAGATCCAAAAAAGCGTCCAAGTTCAGAAAAGCTTTTAAAACACCACTTCTTTAAACAAGCACGTGCCAGCAAATATCTAGCTCGCACCATTTTAGAAGGCCTTGCTCCTTTAGGAGATCGTTTTAGATTGCTGAAG GCTAAACAGGCAGATTTATTGGTGCAGAACAAGGCTCTTTACGAGGATAAGGATCAATTATCTCAG AAAGAATATATTCGAGGAATTAGTGCCTGGAATTTTAACCTGGAGGATTTGAAAAGTCAAGCTGCTCTT ATTCAAGATGATGACATACCTAATGCAGAAGAGTCACAAAGGGATAAGAAGCAAAAAGACAGATTGGACGACTTCAAAGTTTCTGCAGAGAGGCTATCACCTGGAGCAGCTAATCATTCAGATGATGCACCAACGCAGGACAAGGAG GATGGATTCAACAATCTTCCGGATTTGGAGAGCTCACTTGCTTCATTTCCTAGTAAACCTCTTCAAGCACTTAA AGGATGCTTTGATATGTGTGAGGATGACGTCAACAACAGCAGTCCAAGAAATTTGGATCATGATGGAAGAATTGACAATGAAAGTTCTGGGACAAGTACTTCATTACAACAAAATGCTACCAGTCATCAAAAAAAGTTTCCAAGTGGTTCTTTACTACctgataattttctttttcccaaAAAGATTGTTACTGATGGGGACAG GGATTATCTACAAACAAAGTATTCTTCAGACAGGAATCACAGTGGTCCGTTGCAATATCGGCAGAAGAGAGACACCAACAACCTTCCATTGG TTGATGACACATCGGATGGAGCATTTGTCCAGTTTAGGGGGCGGTTTAAGGTCACGCCGGCAGATCTCAGTCCAATG GCAATGGCTATGTAA
- the LOC100778837 gene encoding serine/threonine-protein kinase BLUS1 isoform X1, which yields MEHVLEKRFPLNSEDYKLYEEVGEGVSASVYRALCVPLNEIVAIKVLDLEKCNNDLDGIRREVQTMNLIDHPNVLRAHCSFTAGHNLWVVMPYMAGGSCLHIMKSNYPEGFEEPVIATLLHEVLKALVYLHAHGHIHRDVKSGNILLDSNGAVKLADFGVSACMFDAGDRQRSRNTFVGTPCWMAPEVMQQLHGYDFKADIWSFGITALELAHGHAPFSKYPPMKVLLMTLQNAPPGLDYERDKRFSKAFKELVATCLVKDPKKRPSSEKLLKHHFFKQARASKYLARTILEGLAPLGDRFRLLKAKQADLLVQNKALYEDKDQLSQKEYIRGISAWNFNLEDLKSQAALIQDDDIPNAEESQRDKKQKDRLDDFKVSAERLSPGAANHSDDAPTQDKEDGFNNLPDLESSLASFPSKPLQALKGCFDMCEDDVNNSSPRNLDHDGRIDNESSGTSTSLQQNATSHQKKFPSGSLLPDNFLFPKKIVTDGDRDYLQTKYSSDRNHSGPLQYRQKRDTNNLPLVDDTSDGAFVQFRGRFKVTPADLSPMGPSNSTSGPLVSPTSPPNPNFLSVAILPSLQCILQQNGLQREEIIKLIKYAEQSSGKNTESMEAGIVDILQAPPATTRERELHFQVIQLQQSNGILFEELQKQKMKNVQLEKQLSSMINKVEK from the exons atggagCATGTTTTGGAGAAAAGATTTCCTCTTAATTCAGAAGATTACAAGTTATATGAAGAAGTTGGTGAAGGCGTTAGTGCCTCCGTATACAGGGCTCTCTGTGTTCCACTCAATGAGATAGTTGCCATCAAGGTTCTCGATCTAGAGAAGTGCAATAATGATTTG GATGGCATTCGAAGAGAGGTGCAGACCATGAACTTGATTGATCATCCGAATGTTTTACGGGCACATTGTTCTTTTACTGCTGGACACAATCTATGGGTTGTGATGCCATACATGGCAGGGGGGTCTTGCCTTCATATAATGAAATCTAACTATCCTGAGGGTTTTGAAGAGCCTGTTATTGCTACTTTATTGCATGAAGTTCTCAAAGCTCTTGTCTATCTTCATGCTCATGGTCACATACATAGAGATGTAAAG TCTGGGAATATTCTGCTTGATTCTAATGGTGCGGTTAAACTAGCTGACTTTGGAGTGTCAGCATGTATGTTTGATGCTGGAGATAGGCAACGTTCAAGAAACACTTTTGTTGGAACACCTTGCTG GATGGCTCCTGAAGTTATGCAGCAATTACATGGATATGATTTTAA AGCAGATATATGGTCATTTGGTATAACGGCACTTGAACTTGCTCATGGTCATGCCCCATTTTCCAAGTATCCACCTATGAAA GTTTTGCTTATGACTTTACAAAATGCCCCTCCTGGTCTTGATTATGAAAGAGACAAGAGATTTTCAAAG GCTTTCAAAGAGTTGGTTGCCACCTGCTTAGTAAAAGATCCAAAAAAGCGTCCAAGTTCAGAAAAGCTTTTAAAACACCACTTCTTTAAACAAGCACGTGCCAGCAAATATCTAGCTCGCACCATTTTAGAAGGCCTTGCTCCTTTAGGAGATCGTTTTAGATTGCTGAAG GCTAAACAGGCAGATTTATTGGTGCAGAACAAGGCTCTTTACGAGGATAAGGATCAATTATCTCAG AAAGAATATATTCGAGGAATTAGTGCCTGGAATTTTAACCTGGAGGATTTGAAAAGTCAAGCTGCTCTT ATTCAAGATGATGACATACCTAATGCAGAAGAGTCACAAAGGGATAAGAAGCAAAAAGACAGATTGGACGACTTCAAAGTTTCTGCAGAGAGGCTATCACCTGGAGCAGCTAATCATTCAGATGATGCACCAACGCAGGACAAGGAG GATGGATTCAACAATCTTCCGGATTTGGAGAGCTCACTTGCTTCATTTCCTAGTAAACCTCTTCAAGCACTTAA AGGATGCTTTGATATGTGTGAGGATGACGTCAACAACAGCAGTCCAAGAAATTTGGATCATGATGGAAGAATTGACAATGAAAGTTCTGGGACAAGTACTTCATTACAACAAAATGCTACCAGTCATCAAAAAAAGTTTCCAAGTGGTTCTTTACTACctgataattttctttttcccaaAAAGATTGTTACTGATGGGGACAG GGATTATCTACAAACAAAGTATTCTTCAGACAGGAATCACAGTGGTCCGTTGCAATATCGGCAGAAGAGAGACACCAACAACCTTCCATTGG TTGATGACACATCGGATGGAGCATTTGTCCAGTTTAGGGGGCGGTTTAAGGTCACGCCGGCAGATCTCAGTCCAATG GGTCCTTCAAACAGCACATCTGGCCCACTTGTTAGTCCTACCAGTCCACCAAATCCAAATTTCCTGTCTGTAGCTATTCTTCCATCACTGCAGTGCATCTTGCAACAGAACGGTTTGCAGAGG GAAgagattattaaattaataaaatatgcaGAGCAATCTTCTG GCAAGAATACAGAATCAATGGAGGCAGGGATAGTTGATATTTTGCAG GCACCACCTGCAACAACTAGGGAGCGAGAGCTGCATTTTCAGGTGATTCAACTCCAGCAGAG CAATGGAATCCTTTTTGAGGAATTGcaaaaacaaaagatgaaaaatgttCAG TTGGAAAAACAGTTGAGCAGTATGATTAACAAAGTGGAAAAGTGA